The Caminicella sporogenes DSM 14501 genome segment GCAGTAGCAGAAGCTGCCTTTAAAGTTATTAAAACAGAATTTGCTTTTAATAAAATATTTCAAAGCTTTGAGGAGCTTGAATATCTGCTATTTGATTATGTGAACTGGTATAATAACTATAGGATTCATGGAGCATTAAATTATCTTACACCTGTGGAGTATAGAATACTAATGTCCGACAAAAAAGTGTCCTAAAAAGTGTTGACAATCCATGGTGTAATTATAGAAA includes the following:
- a CDS encoding IS3 family transposase, whose product is AVAEAAFKVIKTEFAFNKIFQSFEELEYLLFDYVNWYNNYRIHGALNYLTPVEYRILMSDKKVS